In Lathamus discolor isolate bLatDis1 chromosome 1, bLatDis1.hap1, whole genome shotgun sequence, the following are encoded in one genomic region:
- the CCDC71L gene encoding coiled-coil domain-containing protein 71L — protein MTRSRKQAALERGAGKMNQEAGSAAAAAGDPAVSAETADGGAAPAAWGLEGGAEKVVYSRSQVSFAGTKALGDALKLFMPKSTEFMSSDSELWNFLCSLKHEFSPVILRSKDVYGYASCRAVVPDPPPPSAERPRRRVGKRRLPAADAKRRAATAGGSSRRRRRRRRRRRVRQRQRQARAPVVADPCGGGEEAALALCPPGEEADSERDSPAGGAAWEPFGGKSLEEIWKAATPSLTTFPSIRVRGSVWSRRSLAAAQRRAQRILGVDLSPVVRVRRFPVAPS, from the coding sequence ATGACCCGCAGTAGGAAGCAGGCGGCGCTGGAGAGAGGAGCCGGGAAGATGAACCAAGAGGCGGGGAGCGCCGCGGCGGCTGCGGGAGACCCTGCGGTGTCGGCGGAGACAGCCGACGGCGGAGCGGCGCCCGCTGCGTGGGGGCTGGAAGGGGGCGCGGAGAAAGTTGTGTACTCGCGTTCGCAGGTCTCCTTCGCAGGCACCAAGGCGTTGGGCGACGCCCTCAAGCTCTTCATGCCCAAGTCCACGGAGTTCATGAGCTCCGACTCGGAGCTCTGGAACTTCCTCTGCAGCCTCAAGCACGAGTTCTCCCCGGTCATCCTTCGCAGCAAGGACGTTTACGGATACGCCTCCTGCCGAGCCGTCGTCCCCGACCCGCCGCCGCCCTCGGCGGAGCGACCCCGCCGCCGCGTCGGCAAGCGGCGCCTCCCCGCCGCGGACGCCAAGCGCCGGGCCGCGACGGCCGGTGGCAGCtccaggcggcggcggcggcggcggcgccgcaGGAGGGTACGGCAGAGACAGCGGCAAGCGAGGGCGCCGGTGGTCGCCGACCCCTGCGGTGGTGGGGAAGAGGCGGCTTTGGCGTTGTGCCCGCCGGGCGAGGAGGCGGACAGCGAGCGGGACAGCCCGGCGGGGGGCGCCGCTTGGGAGCCCTTCGGGGGCAAGTCGCTGGAGGAGATCTGGAAGGCGGCCACCCCCAGCCTCACCACCTTCCCTTCCATCCGGGTGCGGGGCAGCGTCTGGAGCCGCCGGAGCCTGGCGGCGGCTCAGCGCCGAGCGCAGCGGATCCTCGGCGTGGACCTGTCTCCCGTGGTGCGGGTGCGCCGCTTCCCCGTGGCGCCGTCCTGA